Genomic window (Phragmites australis chromosome 5, lpPhrAust1.1, whole genome shotgun sequence):
ATGTCGTCTTTGTCTGTATTATAGAAATAGATAGATTtttaaaaaccgtctgtgagttCAAGCACACTTAAATATCGATCTTGTGATAGATACGTCTATCTTAGCaacctgtcggaggattaactcctgtcgcagggatcccgagagacctctttttagagattcgaccggggggatgatcctaaataagttcgtcggagaaatgaatgagagtaaatgcaacggccggtggtgggggtgatgacctagtgcaaaaagaagtaaatgcaccggagtttagacaggttcggaccgcacggcggcgtaataccctactcctgtatggatgcaataactgtcctgaggaagtccctcaaggatgttgctggttacaagaatattggcctaactaagagcttgaggctccttgttcttcggttggaacTGTACTCAACCTAGCCCACAGTGTCTCTCGTTCTTCTTTGTTGACGTTGTGCCTTGTGCgttgtgttcgtctatggttcaGTTCTCGCTGCTTCGATGCTTGTGGTCTCTCTCCTCTGTGCCGTCAGATCTTTTAAGCACCTaccggccgagacatgccccgaacgggaaggagggggcacaagttccaagacgttgtgactgggaaaggcgtcatcatttcttctgggtgaagtgaccgggggtggaaaatgcgtcgcacgcccggtcacctatcaccataaacgcactggcaacgggcgccgtggagagggcccaccgggcagccgcagagcaacccggcgtgcccgccctgtcttgttcctctgccacagcagggcggcagacggaacgccttgatcctcacgatgttatcccaagacaagccggatgatatgggacgggacccgtgcaattaatagccccacgcctctctgccaaaacatggcaggaactgacgctgcggcgggagcagttggatgtgtcaggccacgtacgctcattaaatgtggcctcggacctctgactggttgacacctcatcggcgggcccctcgggggcctttctgggttgtcggggcaccgagtgttcgggggtactgttcacctccccgagcaccctctcccgagaatgcctatccttgtcctcggggcaccgggtgctcgggggtactgttcacctccccgagcactctctcccgagcactcttgcacgatccttcagggaccaagtgctcgggggctaccacgtgtagccccgagtactctctcccggacactcttgtatggatcttcggggaaccgagcgctcgggagctgccacacgcagtcccgagcactctctcccggaacttaggtcttatgatcgtcgggggactagggtgctcgggggtgaccgagcacctccccgagcactttcttctcggtACTTTAGGCTCTGTGGATCATAGGAGAACTGGggcgctcggggaccaccgactgtggccccgagcacgttctcccgggacttgagcttttctcatcctttaggagggacctcatggaatggcgccatgtggcggatggctggccgggcctcgggactcaaggacctccggttcctgatacaccgacagtagcccccgggtccattggcaggcgatggcacggagactgtggatgggcccttcgtcgcgaatgAGGCCGAAGCCGGTGCGAACGCCACTTGCCAAGCTTTCAGATGGTGGCCCCCTCGATCCgagcctttggtacggcccaacggggagacgaatggacgcgcgtccacacaactcccaaagggcatgacaacgggacgagCGGCACGTGCGGCTGCTGCGTAGATCGAGggaaatacgcctggcagccgctgacaccgcacgaccagtgggagattcgcctggtagttacgtcgatcgaggaaaccgtcccgccgggTGCGCCGTGACAGGAGatgtttgaattctctgaggtataaaagggggaggggagcgatccgcccccctctttacgccatctcgcgatcctgctcttgcttccttcacgctcctgagcccttagaatccccTAGGCGATCAGAGTACTTCTCTCTCTGTCCaccacccagacaacctccccctccgacgagatgccgagagctgggggaagccgccgcgataggactccggacagcgtacagccggagtctcgcttgaggaacgaggaggcggcagagagggtcaggaagctgctggtccccgagggccagcagggggccctgaaGGTGACGCCGGCGATGACCCACCCCGGGCGTATCGTCATGTTTAcatcctttgtggcggcggggctggtgccgccgttttcgaCATTCTTTCTTCAAGTCCTCAACACCTACGGcgtccagttggtgcatctgagccccaactcagTCATCGTCTTGGCAGTgttcgcgcacttctgcgagatgttcgtgggagtggcaccGTTGGTGATGCTTCTTCGGCATTTCTACGCCCTGCGATccgccgggaagaagagagggtactccATAGCGCGTCACGggctgctgcaatcttcggctgcgggacggcatgggggagcggtacatcccccaagtgctgcgaagcaaatgggaggagtggcggcgggactggttttgtgtcgacgtcgacccccacaaCCGTCTCGCcatgccggaggtggcggcggagccccaaaAATTGACATGGGAGGTACCACCGCCGTCAgatgcgaggttggagccgATCTTTGAGCGCATATGGTTCCTGCGTGACGCtgggctgacctcggtgatggtggtggcggacttcctgcgtcgccgcctggcgcccctgcgggagcgggctcGGTCCTGTTGGCTCTACACAGGGTCCGAAGACATCACCCgaacccaaatcggcgcaagctgggacctaggcccggcggagctgaggggcatgacccggggtggtgaccggcgtggaggacatgagccgggcggagctcctgtggagggaaatggcgctctgcgccaaccccgagcgcgtggcgatccaggcgaagctgccggaattcgacgcccaggggctcgtcgaccggccgaggagccggagccccgaggcccccgagctccctgggttggatgaggcggccagtGAGGGGGCCGTGAGCAGTCCGGTGcggaccggtggcccgggcgccgcgagcggctAGCCGCAGGCAGCGGTGGGGCCGCTGTGGGCAGCAGCCGtggcgccggaggaggaggcaccaccggcagcggagcggcggcggcgccggaggaccaggggaagcgcccccggctcttcattcccgtgccggagtccccgccgtcgccgtcggcagcggcggcgttccctgatctggagccgcgcctcgttCGGTTGGGGCCCGATCCGGGGCCCGAAGACCGCGTGGCAGCCCCGCcaagcccccggcggaagaggaggagggaggactccgagCCGGCGCTACCGGGTCCAAAGTTCAGGATTCCggcggccaagtggcagtaccGAGGGACTAAGACCGCTTAAGTTTCGTTCTTCATTCCTTCTAGGGcgtgcttcgcccgaactaagcttcggtttTGATCTTTGTTCTTCTCCTGCGGGCCACCTACGGGCGCCGCTGAGGTCCAGGGGCTGCCGGAGGCGTCGAGGCCggtgccagcccccgagccgagcgcgtcggcggagccagggctggcaagCGCGGCGGCCGGGCCGAGGCCAGAGGACCCGGCGGCAGAGACGGGGCAGACGGACGCGGCGGCGATGCCGGAactggcggacgcggcggcagaGCCGGAACCGGCGGACGCGACGTCCTTGCTGGGatcggcggatgcggcggccgagagggtgCTGGCAGACACGACGGCTGAGACGGAGACGCAGCCACCGTCGGAGCGTTCTGCGTCGTCCGAGCCTACCTCgagcgtgccgagcccggggcggatgatcgtgCGGAAGTTTTcagggaccccgagccccccgaGGGAGGCTCGCaagggacccagcgcccagccgccgcctAGCCAGCCCGCCGAACCCCTCCCGGCCGCGTTGGGGAGCGTCCGGGAGGCGAtggagcggctggaggcggctgcggtggaggaggcggcgcaactggaggcggagcgcgccgcACTGGCCACGGAGAGAGCGCAGCTCACAATTGCTTGGTGCTCCTTCGAAGCCCGGCTCGTCGCGGTGCGCGCCGCCAAAGAGGAGGAACAACGCgccatggaggaggcccgcgcggagggcgcgcgggagcggaagtttttggaagatacccgcgcggaagTCGCGTGGGAGCGGGAAGTTTTGGAGAACGCCCGCGCAGAAgttgcgcgggagcgagaagacgccgcccgcctagctgaggcgtcgcggcagcaggctgccgaggcccttgctagggagaggcaggtgcaggagcgggaggaggcggtcgcgagccgcgagagggcggcggaggccctccaggctgacctaacccgccgagagggcgaggccgaccgGACACGCGCCAACCTCCAACGTTGGGCAGGGGAGCTCCAGGACATCGAAGGGGATCTCCGACACTGGGAGGAGGATGTCGCCATCAGGGAGGTCGACACCGAGATCACGTCGGCGGACCTGGGCGCCCGAGAgcggaggcggagctgaccgctCGTGAGCGGACCCTGTCCGAGCTGGCAGGGCAAGTGAAGCAGGCCGCCGGCCATGCACCCGACGCCGGCTCTTCTGGTGCggtcgggggccaggggctcgaggagcagctacggatcgcgaaggagaagctcgaggccgcctttgTCGCACGGGCCAGCCTGCAGCATATGTTGGAGGAcacactccggcggatgcggcggtccgtggcgagggccgaccttgggcgactcgtcgtggAGACGAAGGGCGACGGTCCCAGTCAATTCGTCCTGGGActccagcaggtctgcgagcgcctcgaggcgctgccctgggccgtccaggaacttgcagcccgggaagggcgcggcttggcccaagcggtggccgagcacgtcctagcctgctaccggagcagagactcgaacttcccgctgaaGCCAGCTCAGGAAtgagtagtcgaagccgaggaagaggccACCCGGGAggcggttcggagcaccgctgccgaggtggcggccggcttcaagcgggaagtgccgccgccgccagcccccgggggtgGTCGTGACGATTCCGACTCCGACGCTgactccgattaggctttttgtagtttcttcttctttcatttttctttgacttgatgtaaatacgggagtgatcccttgaaatgcttgtattccctttgtaaatataatggaagcttttcttcgggctcgcaactccggtattctcgagtacttagtgcttcttctgatgttttgccttgatgccccgaggagtacttagtcggtttgatccgacctttccttcccctaGAATGAAGTCGTcccgaccgtccttctcggtgcgttcagccctcgagccctcgcgagtccgcatcggctaagtcaaaagacaaagacacgaacttccttgctcgggagatagatcgatccagcacggagcacgccacgaccggtgaacacttttccaccttgcgaccactcagtcagcagactggagacacatgcgggcgggaatgcgaccaagagtccccatggttcagTGGTGTCCGGACTTAAgacggaccagaccgagcaccgacagcctgcccctgaggcctaggctccggactactcgagcggctcgagcgataggattacctagggcgcccagggactcggtagtgctcggggcccttaaaagcggaccgaacaccacgaccacaatgaaagacttcgatcagacattaccgcacgtacggtacacctttctacggatcgttctgtcattctaggaaaaagtggacacgcggtagggttttgtgcgcgaggagaccatctcaccgggcagattagaatacgagggcccccgaggacgacttgggaacaaaatattattgaacgtaaattcgtctgaatttaaccactcaccggacagctgttgGTCTTTCGGCCAAccaatccaggaggggcgtgggctccgagctcggggtgcccggggacttagttccctcagccggggcgcccAAGCATCAAGGGGAgcgtgaggagcccggggtcgggtgatctcgaccactcatgcttaagcggtaggaccacccgaggacccttggggccgagcagcgacctaggcatcgaggccctcgcggtcgagctgcttttgccttgattgtcgatctgtgacttaagagagaatggagaaaatccttgtttggtgcgctctgttagtgcggtacttgttatagactgctctcgtttttgacccgagacctctcgaatacccagatcggtggacaagagcggacagaggcataacccagaggtcctatggttcagtggcgcccgggtatgacaaaccagaccgagcaccgacagcccgcccctgaggcctaggctccagactactcgagcagctcgagcgataggattacccagggcgcccagggactcggtagtgcccgggagcctgccacgacaccgaacaccacagcctaccacatcggacgtaagtcagtagCAACTGCCCGCgagcataccgatcgggattcttttatcaacggggaaaaagagagagcgaacttttctcgcacaatcgagcatctcaccagacagattaaacatatggaatccaaaaaaataaaattgacaCACGATTGTACATTAatattcatactgaattgacaatttttttacaaggttgggtgacttacccagctagtggcagcccccggtcaacttgggcggggggaaacccctggcctggttgacctgagccgcgaacatgaccatctacgggtagaacttgtgcaggtgctcgatgaaggtgacggtatgctcgggttcctggaagccgagctcagCGTTGCCGGGAGcagcctcagcatcgcctcccccgcgggactcatcgtgctccctctggcgctgctcgccgaggcctttgaccgtacgacactccgtgagatcgtgccatctggtctggtagatggggcaccatttgcctggctcgggccccgcgggagcaggggccctcgctggagcaggagccctggCGGGTGCCgaggctcttgcgggagctggtgcccttgcaggtgccggggccctcgcgggagccggggccctaggaggggccctggccagGACCCTCatgggcgcaggccgtctgtcggcggccgcctggcgttcttgccggcggtcgggctcttgggccagtctatgggcagggccctgggccggttcaacaggagcggcttcgcgctttcttctctttttcttttcccgcctgtcggagcaggaagaacttggttggtcagTGGCGGGGCGCTCGGGCCGCGGAGCATGCCAATCCCGGGCCTCcgtcgccttggcgcacttatcggccagtgcgaagagtttcgcagtggtttcgatttcatGCGTGCctggcttctcgagcatccgctcgtcgcggacgccctgccggaaggcgacgatgacagcgtggggggctatccgcgggatggtgttgcggacctggctgaaatgctgaatgaagcgccgcagcatctccccctcctgctgcttgacggcatggaggtcgcactccaagccggggcgcgtgaacgtgccctgaaaattagccacaaactggtggcagagatcatcccaggaactaatagatcctaggggtaagttcatgagccaagaacgggcagagcccctcaaggtaacatgaaagtaatttaccatcaccttttcactgccaccggccgcctggacggccgtagtgtatatttagaggaactcaacggggtcgatggacccgtcgtacttcttcggtagctcagggcggaacttggagtgCCATTTGACCCGTCAGAGCTCACtagagaaggcacggcagccggtgccgtaccccgtggcgtGGGTGGCGTTCCTTGGCGGTGAACGCTGATGAGCCGGGGAATCTTGGCAAtcgtgggccggcaaagaggaagcctggtcctcagcctcggcctcctgccgggtctcccgctagCGCTCGAGAGTGAtgcgcgcatcttcgtggcccctccgctcgttgagacgcaagcggaggtcctgggcttcggacgcggccaggggggtggcgctctgcctggaggccccccggcctgtgcgaacgttgcccgttgatgggccggttctggcggcgccacgctgggtggtggcgcgagaactcttggccagcacctggcggcgagcagtgccaaccaggacagcgacttcttggatctAGCGGCCCTCCAGGGTTTCCGGCGTCGCTtgaacaggcggatgcctgaggagagcgtgcgccgcaagcagcgcgctcccggggtcggcctcgctgaaagcgagcctacgccggagaggcacccggcgctgtccagaggcggacctggcggctggagtttcgaccaccagctgggggtcggatggtgcaccagcggcggcggcggcggccctgctgggcccagcgccttggtccccttgggaaggGAACGCCGCGTGTGCAGATCGtagctgctgctgggacgcagcggcggctagggcctcctgtgcaaggggctgcatttcctcgctggaactggagccggaacgctggaggcggtgtccaccggccattttttctgtggaagaaaacaaacaaacagattcagggatgttcccccctacctggcgcgccagctgtcggaggattaactcctgtcgcagggatcccgagatacccctttttagagattcagccagggggatgatcctgaataagttcgtcggagaaatgaatgagagtaaatgcaacggccggtggtgggggtgatgacctagtgcaaaaagaagtaaatgcaccggagtttagacaggttcggaccgcacaggggcgtaataccctactcctgtatggatgcaataactgtcctgaggaagtccctcaaggatgttgctggttacaagaatattggcctaactaagagcttgaggctccttgttcttcggttggaacTGTACTCAACCtagctcacagtgtctctcgttCTTCTTTGTTGACGTTGTGCCTTGTGCgttgtgttcgtctatggttcgATTCTCGCTGCTTCGATGCTTGTGGTCTCTCTCCTCTGTGccaccggctcttttaagcacctgccggccgagacatgccccgaacgggaaggagggggcacaggTTCCAAGACGCcgtgactgggaaaggcgtcatcatttcttctgggtgaagtgaccgggggtggaaaatgcgtcgcacgcccggtcacctatcaccataaacgccctggcaacgggcgccgtggagagggcccaccgggcagccgcagagcaacctggcgtgcccgccctgtcttgttcctctgccacagcaggacggcagacggaacgccttgatcctcgcgatgttatcccaagacaagccggatgatacgggacgggacccgtgcaattaatagccccacgcctctctgccaaaacatggcaggaactgacactacggcgggagcagttggatgtgtcaggccacgcacgctcattaaatgtggcctcggacctctaactggtggacacctcatcggtgggcccctcgggggcctttctgggtcgtcagggcaccgagtgctcgggggtactgttcacctccccgagaatgcctatacttatcctcggggaaccgggtgctcgggggtactgttcacctccccgagcactcttgcacgatccttcggggaaccgagtgctcgggggctgccacgtgtagccccgagcactctctcccgggtactcttgtatggatcttcggggaaccgagcgctcgggagctgccgcacgcagccccgagcactctctcccggaacttagctcttctgatcgtcgggggactagggtgctcgggggtgaccgggcacctcctcgagcactttcttcccggtactttaggctctgtggatcatcggggaactggggtgctcggggatcaccgactgtggccccgagcaccttctcccgggatttgagcttttctcatcctttaggagggacctcgtggaatggCGTTATGTGACGGATGGCTAGCCGgacctcgggactcagggacccctggttcctgatacaccgacacaacTGTAGGAGGATATTTTTGTCAATGACGAATTCTAAAAAATTGTCGGTGACACTTTATGTGATAGTAATCCAACAGCAATGCTAGCCGCTGGTACGTGGTTTGCTCATGAGCAAATGGTACGCCATGACACCAGACATTCTGAAGAGCTCGCCATTCTCATTGGACAACCAGAATATACTTCTTGTACTGCTAAAAATAATTCATCCCAAATGTTGTTAACCACTCCCTCTAATCACAAAATAGTAACATTTTAGGTTGTGTGTGGTCAATATGTTTAAACTTGAACcattgatattttttaatatttcaaTTGAACATTCAAAAATAGTATAGCTAGATTTGTCTTGAGAAgtagttttataatattataattttaatattatatatatatatattattagtaATTAGTGATAGAACTGGTGTGTTTGATGACCGTGACAATGTCTAAAACTAAACTTCTTTTTGTTGTAGGTAGTAGTTAGGAGATGACTTAGGGTATCCGGGCAGGAGTATAGTGTTGCAGAATAAATGAGttggaaaaggaagaaagaaatgaGATACTCAGATACATGATATGCAAAAGGAGGTGCAGGTGCAACACGGCAAGGACAGGATGTCGGCATGCTTATACTCTCCCAATCCAAAAATACAAGGCATATTTTGTCTTTCGTATGGACCAAGGAACCGATTAAGACGACTAAATTACCCTTAATTTACCATCTCTAAACACTATATTCAATACAGGTATGTAACAATGCAAAGTAAACACGCACGTTTTGCATTGGAATTTAAAAATAAGCCTTATATCGTTAAACAAAATATAAGTCATGTATTCTCGACCGAGGAAGTACCATACCGTGGCGAGCAGCATTAATTATTATCGCATGCTAGTTGCTACGCGTGGCATGCGCTTGCAATGCAACCCTGGTTTTCCCCGTATTTTTCGTCACATCACTTGGTCCAACGTGTCATTCGTTCATATGACCTG
Coding sequences:
- the LOC133917901 gene encoding uncharacterized protein LOC133917901, which translates into the protein MAGGLLHLPCQLGQGPLTSGQLRLRSRAPRSADVISVSTSLMATSSSQSASSRSIASRTLPNAAGRGSAGWLGGGWALGPLRASLGGLGVPENFRTIIRPGLGTLEVGSDDAERSDGGCVSVSAVVSASTLSAAASADPSKDVASAGSGSAAASASSGIAAASVCPVSAAGSSGLGPAAALASPGSADALGSGAGTGLDASGSPWTSAAPVGGPQEKNKDQNRSLVRAKHALEGMKNET